One window of Vitis riparia cultivar Riparia Gloire de Montpellier isolate 1030 chromosome 5, EGFV_Vit.rip_1.0, whole genome shotgun sequence genomic DNA carries:
- the LOC117914874 gene encoding pentatricopeptide repeat-containing protein At1g06710, mitochondrial isoform X1 — MCQRGLRILLSNSLPMTTHFFASKPFKISTISRFICTSSSEDNLHGLVDSDFSVPESSRVESFLAEEFAFLRDSLLETGSDTGDSVNKSVSGRCSNDAVLILDAIRNTGDGFGHKTQKFLRQFREKLNETLVVDVLSLVKNPELGVKFFIWAGRQIGYGHTGPVYHALLEVLGCGGNDRVPEQFLREIRDDDKEILGKLLNVLIRRCCRNGLWNVALEELGRLKDLGYKPSRLTYNALVRVFLEADRLDTAYLVHREMSDSGFNMDGYTLGCFVHLLCKAGRWREALALIEKEEFKLDTVIYTQMISGLCEASLFEEAMDFLSRMRSSSCIPNVVTYRILLCGCLRKRQLGRCKRILSMMITEGCYPSRRIFNSLVHAYCRSGDYSYAYKLLKKMGDCGCQPGYVVYNILIGGICGNEKLPSLDVLELAEKAYGEMLDAHVVLNKVNVSNLARCLCGAGKFEKAYSIIREMMSKGFIPDTSTYSKVIGLLCNASKVDNAFLLFEEMKSNHVVPDVFTYTILIDSFCKVGLIQQARKWFDEMVRDGCAPNVVTYTALIHAYLKARKMSSANDLFEMMLSEGCIPNVITYTALIDGHCKSGQIEKACQIYARMRGNADIPDVDMYFKIDDGNIRDPNIFTYGALVDGLCKAHKVKEARDLLDVMSVEGCEPNHIVYDALIDGFCKVGKLDEAQMVFTKMSERGYGPNVYTYSSLIDRLFKDKRLDLALKVLSRMLENSCAPNVIIYTEMIDGLCKVGKTDEAYRLMSMMEEKGCHPNVVTYTAMIDGFGKAGKVDKCLELMRQMGAKGCAPNFVTYRVLINHCCAAGLLDDAHQLLDEMKQTYWPKHMAGYRKVIEGFNREFIISLGLLDEIAENVAVPIIPAYRILIDSFCKAGRLELALELHKEMSSCTSYSAADKDLYSSLIESLSLASKVDKAFELYADMIKRGGIPELSIFFYLVKGLIRINRWEEALQLSDCICQMDIHWLQVEETSLKGEEFGKVPVP, encoded by the exons ATGTGTCAAAGGGGTTTAAGGATTTTGCTCTCTAACTCACTTCCAATGACAACCCACTTCTTTGCTTCTAaacctttcaaaatttcaacCATCAGTAGATTCATCTGCACCTCTTCTTCCGAGGATAATCTCCACGGTTTGGTCGATTCCGATTTCAGTGTCCCCGAAAGTTCGCGGGTGGAATCCTTTTTGGCCGAGGAGTTTGCATTCTTGCGGGATTCTTTGTTGGAAACTGGTTCTGACACTGGCGATTCAGTGAATAAATCGGTGTCTGGTAGGTGTTCTAATGATGCGGTTTTGATTTTGGATGCTATTAGGAATACTGGTGATGGGTTTGGGCACAAAACCCAGAAGTTTCTTAGGCAATTTAGGGAGAAATTGAATGAAACTTTGGTGGTTGATGTGTTGAGTCTTGTGAAAAACCCTGAATTGGGTGTTAAATTCTTTATCTGGGCAGGTAGGCAGATTGGGTATGGTCACACGGGGCCTGTTTATCATGCCTTATTGGAGGTATTGGGTTGTGGGGGCAATGATAGAGTACCGGAACAATTTCTCCGAGAAATTAGAGATGATGATAAGGAAATACTTGGGAAGTTGCTTAATGTTTTGATTCGGAGGTGTTGCCGAAATGGACTGTGGAATGTGGCACTGGAGGAGTTAGGGAGGCTTAAGGACTTAGGATACAAGCCCTCAAGATTGACTTATAATGCTTTGGTTAGAGTGTTTCTAGAGGCAGATAGGTTGGACACAGCTTATTTGGTTCATAGAGAAATGTCTGATTCTGGTTTTAATATGGATGGGTATACACTGGGTTGCTTTGTGCATTTGCTGTGCAAAGCAGGGAGGTGGAGGGAGGCGCTTGCACTGATTGAGAAGGAAGAATTTAAACTTGATACAGTGATTTATACACAGATGATATCTGGGTTGTGTGAAGCTTCGCTTTTTGAAGAAGCTATGGATTTCCTGAGTAGGATGCGGTCTAGTTCTTGCATTCCTAATGTTGTCACTTATAGGATTTTGCTTTGTGGGTGTTTGAGAAAAAGACAGCTCGGTAGGTGTAAGAGGATTCTTAGTATGATGATTACAGAAGGTTGTTATCCAAGTCGTAGAATTTTTAATTCTCTTGTTCATGCCTATTGCAGATCAGGAGACTACTCTTATGCCTATAAGTTGCTCAAGAAAATGGGAGATTGTGGCTGCCAGCCAGGTTATGTGGTTTATAATATACTAATTGGTGGTATTTGTGGCAATGAGAAGTTACCTAGCTTGGATGTGTTAGAATTGGCTGAAAAAGCTTATGGTGAAATGCTTGATGCTCACGTTGTATTAAACAAGGTCAATGTCAGCAATTTGGCACGGTGTCTCTGTGGGGCTGGAAAGTTTGAGAAAGCATATAGCATTATTCGTGAAATGATGAGTAAGGGTTTCATACCTGACACCAGCACATACTCAAAAGTGATTGGTTTACTTTGTAATGCGTCCAAGGTAGACAACGCTTTCCTATTGTTTGAAGAAATGAAAAGTAATCATGTTGTTCCAGATGTCTTtacatatacaattttaattgaTAGCTTTTGTAAAGTGGGCCTCATTCAACAGGCTCGTAAATGGTTTGATGAAATGGTAAGGGATGGTTGTGCCCCTAATGTGGTGACTTATACTGCCCTTATACATGCTTACCTTAAGGCAAGGAAGATGTCCAGTGCAAATGACCTCTTTGAGATGATGCTATCTGAAGGTTGCATTCCAAATGTTATCACGTATACTGCCCTGATTGATGGTCACTGTAAATCTGGGCAAATTGAAAAAGCTTGCCAGATTTATGCAAGAATGAGGGGAAATGCAGATATTCCGGATGTGGACATGTACTTCAAGATTGATGATGGCAACATCAGAGATCCAAACATTTTTACTTATGGAGCTCTGGTGGATGGTTTGTGCAAAGCACACAAAGTTAAAGAAGCACGTGATTTATTGGATGTTATGTCAGTGGAAGGTTGTGAGCCAAATCATATTGTTTATGATGCTCTTATCGATGGATTTTGCAAGGTTGGAAAATTAGATGAAGCACAAATGGTTTTTACCAAGATGTCAGAACGTGGGTATGGTCCAAATGTGTATACTTATAGCTCTCTTATTGATCGGTTGTTTAAAGATAAACGGTTGGATCTCGCTTTAAAAGTCTTGTCCAGAATGCTAGAAAATTCTTGTGCTCCCAATGTTATTATCTATACGGAGATGATTGATGGCCTCTGTAAAGTTGGGAAGACAGATGAGGCTTATAGGCTTATGTCGATGATGGAAGAAAAGGGGTGTCATCCAAATGTTGTGACTTATACTGCAATGATAGATGGATTTGGAAAGGCCGGTAAAGTTGACAAatgtcttgagctcatgagacAAATGGGTGCCAAGGGTTGTGCTCCAAATTTTGTCACCTACAGGGTTTTGATAAACCATTGTTGTGCTGCTGGCCTTTTGGATGATGCTCACCAACTTTTGGATGAGATGAAACAGACATATTGGCCTAAACATATGGCAGGCTATCGTAAGGTCATTGAAGGTTTCAACAGAGAGTTCATAATCTCTCTTGGCCTTCTAGATGAGATAGCTGAGAATGTTGCAGTGCCAATAATTCCAGCCTATAGAATTCTGATTGATAGCTTCTGCAAGGCGGGGAGGCTGGAATTGGCTCTAGAGCTGCATAAAGAGATGTCGTCATGTACATCTTATTCAGCTGCAGACAAGGATTTGTACTCTTCTTTAATTGAGAGCCTCTCCCTTGCAAGTAAGGTTGATAAGGCTTTTGAGTTGTATGCTGACATGATAAAGAGGGGTGGTATTCCAGAGCTAAGCATTTTTTTCTACCTCGTGAAGGGGCTCATTAGAATTAACAGGTGGGAAGAGGCACTTCAACTTTCAGATTGCATATGTCAAATG GATATCCATTGGCTTCAAGTTGAAGAGACATCTCTCAAGGGAGAGGAGTTTGGTAAAGTTCCTGTCCCTTGA
- the LOC117914874 gene encoding pentatricopeptide repeat-containing protein At1g06710, mitochondrial isoform X2, with translation MCQRGLRILLSNSLPMTTHFFASKPFKISTISRFICTSSSEDNLHGLVDSDFSVPESSRVESFLAEEFAFLRDSLLETGSDTGDSVNKSVSGRCSNDAVLILDAIRNTGDGFGHKTQKFLRQFREKLNETLVVDVLSLVKNPELGVKFFIWAGRQIGYGHTGPVYHALLEVLGCGGNDRVPEQFLREIRDDDKEILGKLLNVLIRRCCRNGLWNVALEELGRLKDLGYKPSRLTYNALVRVFLEADRLDTAYLVHREMSDSGFNMDGYTLGCFVHLLCKAGRWREALALIEKEEFKLDTVIYTQMISGLCEASLFEEAMDFLSRMRSSSCIPNVVTYRILLCGCLRKRQLGRCKRILSMMITEGCYPSRRIFNSLVHAYCRSGDYSYAYKLLKKMGDCGCQPGYVVYNILIGGICGNEKLPSLDVLELAEKAYGEMLDAHVVLNKVNVSNLARCLCGAGKFEKAYSIIREMMSKGFIPDTSTYSKVIGLLCNASKVDNAFLLFEEMKSNHVVPDVFTYTILIDSFCKVGLIQQARKWFDEMVRDGCAPNVVTYTALIHAYLKARKMSSANDLFEMMLSEGCIPNVITYTALIDGHCKSGQIEKACQIYARMRGNADIPDVDMYFKIDDGNIRDPNIFTYGALVDGLCKAHKVKEARDLLDVMSVEGCEPNHIVYDALIDGFCKVGKLDEAQMVFTKMSERGYGPNVYTYSSLIDRLFKDKRLDLALKVLSRMLENSCAPNVIIYTEMIDGLCKVGKTDEAYRLMSMMEEKGCHPNVVTYTAMIDGFGKAGKVDKCLELMRQMGAKGCAPNFVTYRVLINHCCAAGLLDDAHQLLDEMKQTYWPKHMAGYRKVIEGFNREFIISLGLLDEIAENVAVPIIPAYRILIDSFCKAGRLELALELHKEMSSCTSYSAADKDLYSSLIESLSLASKVDKAFELYADMIKRGGIPELSIFFYLVKGLIRINRWEEALQLSDCICQMKYPRRLGGQT, from the exons ATGTGTCAAAGGGGTTTAAGGATTTTGCTCTCTAACTCACTTCCAATGACAACCCACTTCTTTGCTTCTAaacctttcaaaatttcaacCATCAGTAGATTCATCTGCACCTCTTCTTCCGAGGATAATCTCCACGGTTTGGTCGATTCCGATTTCAGTGTCCCCGAAAGTTCGCGGGTGGAATCCTTTTTGGCCGAGGAGTTTGCATTCTTGCGGGATTCTTTGTTGGAAACTGGTTCTGACACTGGCGATTCAGTGAATAAATCGGTGTCTGGTAGGTGTTCTAATGATGCGGTTTTGATTTTGGATGCTATTAGGAATACTGGTGATGGGTTTGGGCACAAAACCCAGAAGTTTCTTAGGCAATTTAGGGAGAAATTGAATGAAACTTTGGTGGTTGATGTGTTGAGTCTTGTGAAAAACCCTGAATTGGGTGTTAAATTCTTTATCTGGGCAGGTAGGCAGATTGGGTATGGTCACACGGGGCCTGTTTATCATGCCTTATTGGAGGTATTGGGTTGTGGGGGCAATGATAGAGTACCGGAACAATTTCTCCGAGAAATTAGAGATGATGATAAGGAAATACTTGGGAAGTTGCTTAATGTTTTGATTCGGAGGTGTTGCCGAAATGGACTGTGGAATGTGGCACTGGAGGAGTTAGGGAGGCTTAAGGACTTAGGATACAAGCCCTCAAGATTGACTTATAATGCTTTGGTTAGAGTGTTTCTAGAGGCAGATAGGTTGGACACAGCTTATTTGGTTCATAGAGAAATGTCTGATTCTGGTTTTAATATGGATGGGTATACACTGGGTTGCTTTGTGCATTTGCTGTGCAAAGCAGGGAGGTGGAGGGAGGCGCTTGCACTGATTGAGAAGGAAGAATTTAAACTTGATACAGTGATTTATACACAGATGATATCTGGGTTGTGTGAAGCTTCGCTTTTTGAAGAAGCTATGGATTTCCTGAGTAGGATGCGGTCTAGTTCTTGCATTCCTAATGTTGTCACTTATAGGATTTTGCTTTGTGGGTGTTTGAGAAAAAGACAGCTCGGTAGGTGTAAGAGGATTCTTAGTATGATGATTACAGAAGGTTGTTATCCAAGTCGTAGAATTTTTAATTCTCTTGTTCATGCCTATTGCAGATCAGGAGACTACTCTTATGCCTATAAGTTGCTCAAGAAAATGGGAGATTGTGGCTGCCAGCCAGGTTATGTGGTTTATAATATACTAATTGGTGGTATTTGTGGCAATGAGAAGTTACCTAGCTTGGATGTGTTAGAATTGGCTGAAAAAGCTTATGGTGAAATGCTTGATGCTCACGTTGTATTAAACAAGGTCAATGTCAGCAATTTGGCACGGTGTCTCTGTGGGGCTGGAAAGTTTGAGAAAGCATATAGCATTATTCGTGAAATGATGAGTAAGGGTTTCATACCTGACACCAGCACATACTCAAAAGTGATTGGTTTACTTTGTAATGCGTCCAAGGTAGACAACGCTTTCCTATTGTTTGAAGAAATGAAAAGTAATCATGTTGTTCCAGATGTCTTtacatatacaattttaattgaTAGCTTTTGTAAAGTGGGCCTCATTCAACAGGCTCGTAAATGGTTTGATGAAATGGTAAGGGATGGTTGTGCCCCTAATGTGGTGACTTATACTGCCCTTATACATGCTTACCTTAAGGCAAGGAAGATGTCCAGTGCAAATGACCTCTTTGAGATGATGCTATCTGAAGGTTGCATTCCAAATGTTATCACGTATACTGCCCTGATTGATGGTCACTGTAAATCTGGGCAAATTGAAAAAGCTTGCCAGATTTATGCAAGAATGAGGGGAAATGCAGATATTCCGGATGTGGACATGTACTTCAAGATTGATGATGGCAACATCAGAGATCCAAACATTTTTACTTATGGAGCTCTGGTGGATGGTTTGTGCAAAGCACACAAAGTTAAAGAAGCACGTGATTTATTGGATGTTATGTCAGTGGAAGGTTGTGAGCCAAATCATATTGTTTATGATGCTCTTATCGATGGATTTTGCAAGGTTGGAAAATTAGATGAAGCACAAATGGTTTTTACCAAGATGTCAGAACGTGGGTATGGTCCAAATGTGTATACTTATAGCTCTCTTATTGATCGGTTGTTTAAAGATAAACGGTTGGATCTCGCTTTAAAAGTCTTGTCCAGAATGCTAGAAAATTCTTGTGCTCCCAATGTTATTATCTATACGGAGATGATTGATGGCCTCTGTAAAGTTGGGAAGACAGATGAGGCTTATAGGCTTATGTCGATGATGGAAGAAAAGGGGTGTCATCCAAATGTTGTGACTTATACTGCAATGATAGATGGATTTGGAAAGGCCGGTAAAGTTGACAAatgtcttgagctcatgagacAAATGGGTGCCAAGGGTTGTGCTCCAAATTTTGTCACCTACAGGGTTTTGATAAACCATTGTTGTGCTGCTGGCCTTTTGGATGATGCTCACCAACTTTTGGATGAGATGAAACAGACATATTGGCCTAAACATATGGCAGGCTATCGTAAGGTCATTGAAGGTTTCAACAGAGAGTTCATAATCTCTCTTGGCCTTCTAGATGAGATAGCTGAGAATGTTGCAGTGCCAATAATTCCAGCCTATAGAATTCTGATTGATAGCTTCTGCAAGGCGGGGAGGCTGGAATTGGCTCTAGAGCTGCATAAAGAGATGTCGTCATGTACATCTTATTCAGCTGCAGACAAGGATTTGTACTCTTCTTTAATTGAGAGCCTCTCCCTTGCAAGTAAGGTTGATAAGGCTTTTGAGTTGTATGCTGACATGATAAAGAGGGGTGGTATTCCAGAGCTAAGCATTTTTTTCTACCTCGTGAAGGGGCTCATTAGAATTAACAGGTGGGAAGAGGCACTTCAACTTTCAGATTGCATATGTCAAATG AAATATCCTAGAAGACTTGGAGGCCAGACATGA
- the LOC117914711 gene encoding 2-hydroxyacyl-CoA lyase-like isoform X1: protein MRIIRDAILEVGSPAPILISEGANTMDVGRSVLIQTEPRTRLDAGTWGTMGVGLGYCIAAAVASPDRLVVAVEGDSGFGFSAMEVEDTRDAVKTAQQHFYSFIESIDACRTRLSEYR from the exons ATGAGAATTATTAGAGATGCAATCCTGGAAGTGGGTAGCCCTGCTCCAATATTGATTTCAGAAGGGGCGAATACCATGGATGTTGGGAGGTCAGTATTAATTCAAACTGAGCCGAGGACCAGGTTGGATGCAGGGACTTGGGGGACTATGGGGGTTGGTTTAGGTTACTGCATTGCTGCTGCTGTGGCTTCACCTGATCGCCTTGTGGTTGCAGTTGAAGGTGACTCTGGATTTGGGTTCAGTGCCATGGAAGTTGAG GACACTAGAGATGCTGTTAAAACAGCACAACAACATTTCTACAGCTTCATAGAGTCCATTGATGCCTGCAGAACGCGTCTCAGTGAATACAGATGA
- the LOC117914711 gene encoding 2-hydroxyacyl-CoA lyase-like isoform X2, with protein sequence MRIIRDAILEVGSPAPILISEGANTMDVGRSVLIQTEPRTRLDAGTWGTMGVGLGYCIAAAVASPDRLVVAVEGDSGFGFSAMEVEEIVI encoded by the exons ATGAGAATTATTAGAGATGCAATCCTGGAAGTGGGTAGCCCTGCTCCAATATTGATTTCAGAAGGGGCGAATACCATGGATGTTGGGAGGTCAGTATTAATTCAAACTGAGCCGAGGACCAGGTTGGATGCAGGGACTTGGGGGACTATGGGGGTTGGTTTAGGTTACTGCATTGCTGCTGCTGTGGCTTCACCTGATCGCCTTGTGGTTGCAGTTGAAGGTGACTCTGGATTTGGGTTCAGTGCCATGGAAGTTGAG GAAATTGTAATCTAG
- the LOC117914710 gene encoding probable methyltransferase PMT19, whose protein sequence is MATQQHPPPTPNLLKRPLIKVFFVAIVFCACYFLGSYSNPRSTLSTIQAHPQHCFPSNASTPKHPSPSLVLDFEAHHILPLPQESSQSGGFFELCPTNFTHYCPCQDPSRAKEFDVTKFFHRERHCPGSHQALRCLVPRPKGYRRPFPWPKSRDYAWFNNVPFPKLSVYKKSQNWVRVEGDRLVFPGGGTSFPKGVKDYVDEIRRVVPLKSGNIRTALDVGCGVASFGASLMDYNILTMSIAPMDIHEAQVQFALERGLPAMLGILSTYRLPYPSRSFDMAHCSRCLVPWTAYDGVYLMEIDRVLRPGGYWVLSGPPISWKSSYKGWERKAQDLEKEQISLEDLARRLCWKKIAERGPIAVWRKPTNHIHCIQKLKAWKSPHFCAETDPDAGWYKEMDPCVTPLPKVTDIRSISGGALERWPKMLNTAPPRIRNGVTRGATVNNFNKDNQIWIKRVSYYGSVLKSLGAGKYRNIMDMNAGLGGFAAAISKQPVWVMNVVPFDAQNNTLGIVYERGLIGTYMNWCEAFSTYPRTYDLIHAHGVFSMYMGKCDILDILFEMYRILRPEGAAIIRDHIDIIVKVKGITDRMRWKSKILHSEYGPFHPEKILFVDNSEV, encoded by the exons ATGGCTACACAGCAACACCCACCACCGACTCCAAACCTCCTCAAGAGACCTTTAATCAAGGTCTTCTTCGTTGCCATTGTATTCTGTGCCTGCTACTTTCTTGGCTCCTACAGCAATCCCCGTTCGACACTCTCCACAATTCAGGCCCACCCACAGCACTGTTTCCCCTCAAATGCCTCAACTCCTAAACACCCTTCACCTTCACTGGTTCTAGACTTTGAAGCTCACCACATTCTCCCTCTTCCCCAAGAAAGCTCACAAAGTGGGGGTTTCTTTGAATTATGCCCCACCAATTTCACACACTACTGCCCATGTCAAGACCCTTCAAGAGCGAAGGAGTTCGATGTGACTAAGTTTTTCCACAGGGAGAGGCATTGCCCGGGGAGCCACCAGGCCTTGAGGTGCTTGGTGCCTAGGCCTAAAGGGTACAGGAGGCCATTTCCGTGGCCAAAAAGTAGAGACTACGCATGGTTCAACAACGTGCCTTTCCCAAAGTTGTCTGTGTACAAGAAATCCCAGAATTGGGTTCGAGTGGAAGGCGATCGGCTTGTTTTTCCAGGCGGTGGGACTTCGTTTCCAAAGGGGGTGAAGGACTATGTGGATGAGATTAGGCGGGTTGTGCCATTGAAGTCTGGGAACATAAGAACTGCTCTTGACGTTGGATGTGGG GTTGCAAGCTTTGGAGCCTCTCTAATGGATTATAACATCTTGACAATGTCAATTGCACCAATGGATATACATGAAGCTCAAGTACAGTTCGCCTTGGAAAGAGGACTTCCAGCCATGCTTGGTATTCTAAGCACCTACAGATTACCATACCCATCAAGATCTTTTGATATGGCACACTGCTCCAGATGCCTTGTACCATGGACTGCTTACG ATGGAGTATATCTGATGGAAATTGACCGAGTTTTGCGTCCTGGTGGCTACTGGGTACTGTCTGGGCCACCAATAAGTTGGAAGTCTAGCTACAAGGGTTGGGAGAGAAAGGCTCAGGACTTGGAAAAGGAGCAAATCAGTTTAGAAGATCTTGCAAGGCGGCTATGCTGGAAAAAGATTGCAGAGAGGGGACCAATTGCAGTATGGAGAAAGCCCACTAATCATATCCACTGCATCCAAAAGTTGAAGGCTTGGAAGTCTCCTCATTTCTGTGCTGAAACTGACCCTGATGCGGGTTG GTATAAGGAGATGGATCCATGCGTTACTCCTCTTCCAAAAGTGACGGACATCCGCAGTATATCTGGAGGTGCACTTGAAAGATGGCCTAAAATGTTGAATACTGCTCCACCCAGGATTAGAAATGGGGTTACTAGAGGAGCCACTGTCAATAACTTTAATAAAGACAATCAAATATGGATAAAAAGAGTTTCATACTACGGAAGTGTTCTCAAATCTCTTGGTGCAGGTAAATATAGAAATATCATGGATATGAATGCAGGCCTAGGTGGTTTTGCAGCTGCAATTTCTAAGCAACCAGTTTGGGTTATGAATGTTGTTCCTTTTGATGCACAAAACAACACTCTTGGGATTGTCTATGAGCGTGGCCTCATTGGAACTTACATGAACTG GTGTGAGGCCTTCTCAACATATCCTCGAACATATGATTTGATACATGCTCATGGAGTCTTCAGCATGTACATGGGCAA ATGTGACATTCTTGATATTCTCTTTGAGATGTACCGAATTCTTCGTCCTGAAGGGGCTGCTATAATCAGAGATCACATTGACATCATTGTGAAAGTAAAAGGCATCACAGATCGAATGAGATGGAAAAGCAAAATTCTACACAGCGAGTATGGACCTTTCCATCCAGAGAAGATACTCTTTGTAGACAACTCTGAAGTCTGA
- the LOC117915134 gene encoding kinetochore-associated protein KNL-2 homolog, with protein MVKNDVVLRGEGDIRERNLETPAKKRERMGKGESSNTKATIISASSFLRSVTLHDWWLLKTNANRLAVGGFATRERQGIRVFSSGAIAKRHDATTLETADGITITIVGFLNKSRTHQNGFPSEVCKHFLFGFPYHWEEYAVQCFVGESTKSGVSKKPSGCEEFNLPSTNSENNLLPASLDELPVTRVRDLLMSTLGDSKTLTNSIFSDIVGRVSNLSNMKGNSPTTVDTELDRTPRNHKKAEVEKFEDDNSILDVSDMRTEECKKNICQSSGVMNDSTPSRHVSTRTMTRLKNLKSQLEWNLSSSTSKKQKTRENSEKRLLTNSICNDVLRKSSGNDFKHARKDMKTNGPIKTMDSDLDKFIKHKMAKVEQKRTDNYESMDTMDIRKEECQKYFCRSELGMHALSPDRGVATRSMARLKNVKNNP; from the exons ATGGTGAAGAACGACGTCGTCTTGAGAGGAGAAGGAGATATAAGGGAGAGGAATCTGGAAACTCCCGCCAAAAAGCGCGAGAGAATGGGAAAGGGTGAAAGCAGCAACACGAAGGCCACAATCATCTCGGCATCCTCCTTCCTCAGATCT GTGACTTTGCACGACTGGTGGCTGCTTAAGACAAACGCCAACCGCTTGGCCGTTGGAGGCTTCGCTACTCGAGA GAGACAAGGAATAAGAGTTTTCAGCTCTGGAGCAATTGCCAAGAGGCATGATGCCACCACTCTTGAAACTGCAGATGGCATAACTATTACCATTGTTGGCTTCTTAAACAAGTCTCGCACACATCAAAATGGCTTTCCATCTGAG GTTTGCAAACATTTCCTGTTTGGATTTCCATATCACTGGGAGGAGTATGCGGTTCAATGTTTTGTTGGAGAATCTACCAAAAGTGGTGTTTCAAAAAAACCTTCTGGTTGTGAAGAGTTCAACTTGCCTTCAACCAATAGTGAAAATAATCTACTGCCTGCATCTTTGGATGAGCTCCCAGTGACTAGGGTTCGTGATCTTTTAATGTCCACTCTTGGAGATTCTAAAACACTAACAAATAGTATTTTTAGTGATATAGTGGGAAGAGTATCTAACCTTTCAAACATGAAAGGTAATAGCCCAACCACTGTGGATACTGAATTGGATAGAACTCCAAGGAATCATAAAAAGGCCGAGGTTGAGAAGTTCGAAGATGACAACAGCATCTTGGATGTGTCAGATATGAGAACCGAagaatgtaagaaaaatatttgtcaatCTAGCGGGGTTATGAATGACTCTACCCCAAGTAGACATGTTTCGACTAGAACCATGACAAggttgaagaatttaaaaagcCAGCTGGAATGGAATCTTTCATCAAGCACTtccaagaagcaaaagactcgGGAGAATTCTGAAAAACGCCTGTTGACAAATAGTATTTGTAATGATGTACTGAGAAAATCCAGTGGTAATGATTTCAAACATGCTAGAAAAGACATGAAAACTAATGGTCCAATAAAGACTATGGATTCTGATTtggataaatttattaaacataagATGGCAAAGGTTGAGCAGAAGCGCACAGATAACTATGAATCCATGGATACCATGGATATTAGAAAAGAAGAATGTCAGAAATATTTTTGTCGATCAGAACTGGGTATGCATGCCCTTTCCCCAGATAGGGGTGTTGCCACAAGAAGCATGGCTAGATTGAAGAATGTCAAAAACAACCCATAA